One Streptomyces lincolnensis genomic region harbors:
- a CDS encoding sensor histidine kinase has protein sequence MKPERQRHLHALDLAAALVLTAVYVGFARLTAVDGQPVYTGPFWLGCLIAAAVGLPIAVRRRLPLAVLAVVLAALATASLLDIPREPYAAAGLAAYLVALAEPARRSVPALAVTLAVAGGAVYLGEAVVTPAGDGRDAVGVAGLVLLVVGGAWGAGFAVRGRRARGARELRRRSERALDEERLRIARELHDIVSHNLSLIAVKAGVAGHVAEADPREARAALKVIEETSRSALAEMRRTLGVLRTEGAPLGPAPGLDHLDSLAEEANRAGVDVDLTVRATKDLAEGIQLTVYRIVQESLTNAVRHAAPTRCRVTVEASEREIRIDIADEGPPPGPGRPVRELPGGHGLLGIRERAMMYGGSFEAGPRPEGGFAVSVRLPTEGNR, from the coding sequence ATGAAGCCCGAGCGGCAGCGCCATCTCCACGCCCTCGACCTCGCCGCGGCCCTGGTCCTGACCGCCGTGTACGTCGGCTTCGCCCGGCTGACCGCCGTGGACGGCCAGCCCGTCTACACCGGACCGTTCTGGCTCGGCTGTCTGATCGCCGCCGCGGTCGGCCTGCCGATCGCCGTACGCCGCCGCCTGCCGCTCGCGGTCCTGGCAGTCGTCCTCGCCGCCCTGGCCACGGCGTCGCTCCTCGACATCCCGCGCGAGCCGTACGCCGCCGCCGGGCTCGCGGCCTACCTCGTCGCACTGGCCGAGCCCGCCCGCCGGTCCGTGCCCGCCCTCGCGGTGACGCTGGCGGTGGCGGGCGGTGCCGTGTACCTCGGCGAGGCGGTGGTCACTCCCGCCGGGGACGGGCGGGACGCCGTCGGGGTGGCCGGGCTCGTGCTCCTGGTGGTCGGCGGGGCGTGGGGCGCGGGGTTCGCCGTGCGTGGCCGCCGGGCCAGGGGGGCCCGGGAACTGCGGCGCCGGTCGGAGCGGGCACTGGACGAGGAGCGGCTGCGGATCGCCCGTGAACTGCACGACATCGTCTCGCACAACCTCAGCCTGATCGCCGTCAAGGCGGGCGTCGCCGGGCATGTGGCGGAGGCCGACCCGCGGGAGGCGCGGGCCGCCCTCAAGGTCATCGAGGAGACGAGCCGTTCCGCGCTGGCCGAGATGCGGCGCACGCTCGGTGTCCTGCGGACCGAGGGCGCACCCCTGGGACCCGCGCCGGGCCTCGACCACCTCGACTCGCTCGCGGAGGAGGCGAACCGGGCGGGGGTGGACGTCGACCTGACGGTCCGCGCCACGAAAGACCTGGCCGAGGGGATACAGCTGACCGTCTACCGGATCGTCCAGGAGTCCCTCACCAACGCGGTCCGGCACGCCGCCCCGACCCGCTGCCGGGTCACGGTGGAGGCGAGCGAACGAGAGATCCGCATCGACATCGCCGACGAGGGACCACCGCCCGGCCCCGGCCGGCCCGTCCGCGAACTGCCGGGCGGACACGGGCTCTTGGGGATACGCGAACGGGCGATGATGTACGGCGGCAGCTTCGAGGCGGGCCCCCGGCCGGAGGGCGGCTTCGCGGTGTCCGTCCGTCTGCCCACCGAAGGGAACCGATGA
- a CDS encoding PP2C family protein-serine/threonine phosphatase yields the protein MSQARDRGGDHWPIRPFRNRAAGGPAPRKHAAAQLAAGTPVLPVLIVSVVVLVDVACGVGTIWLALLAAGPALAATTSGPRGVLCVGLLAAVLGATLGTRDGVPGDELTAVLSALTAVTLASSLASALRGRRERVLAAVRSVAEAAQHALLKPVPVTVGPFQVAVRYSAAAAEARIGGDLYALVPTPYGVRLIVGDVRGKGLPAVGTAALVLGVFREAAYDEPDLLAVVGRIERSLARNLGSDDFVTAVVAGYPQAGHLEVVNCGHAPPLLVRESGTVVAVEPARPAPPLGLRALTDETPSLQVLPFADGDQLLLYTDGVTEARNHGREFYPLAEGLARHLSDEPSATLTALHDELLAHVGGRLHDDAALLLLRKPAVPATEAAVPEPASDAGRGSGSRSVPSRYRSSAADAGDGSQAAEKTEGAADPGIPFAGCRGGRTGHTRV from the coding sequence ATGAGTCAGGCCCGAGACCGTGGTGGCGACCACTGGCCTATACGGCCGTTCAGGAACCGGGCGGCCGGCGGGCCCGCGCCCCGGAAACATGCCGCCGCACAGCTGGCCGCCGGTACACCCGTACTGCCGGTGCTGATCGTTTCCGTCGTCGTGCTCGTCGACGTCGCGTGTGGAGTGGGGACGATCTGGCTGGCACTGCTCGCGGCCGGGCCCGCGCTGGCCGCCACCACCAGCGGGCCGCGCGGAGTCCTCTGTGTCGGCCTGCTCGCCGCGGTGCTGGGCGCGACGCTCGGAACCCGGGACGGTGTTCCGGGAGACGAGCTGACGGCCGTACTGTCCGCCCTGACGGCCGTCACGCTGGCAAGCAGCCTCGCCAGCGCGCTGCGCGGGCGTCGTGAACGGGTGCTCGCGGCCGTCCGCTCGGTCGCGGAGGCCGCCCAGCACGCGCTCCTCAAGCCCGTACCGGTGACTGTCGGCCCGTTCCAGGTGGCCGTCCGCTACAGCGCCGCGGCGGCGGAGGCCCGTATCGGCGGGGACCTCTACGCGCTGGTGCCCACCCCGTACGGGGTCAGGCTGATCGTCGGCGATGTGCGGGGCAAGGGGCTGCCGGCCGTGGGGACCGCCGCACTCGTCCTCGGTGTCTTCCGCGAGGCCGCCTATGACGAGCCCGATCTGCTCGCCGTCGTCGGCAGGATCGAGCGGAGCCTGGCGCGCAACCTCGGCTCTGACGACTTCGTCACCGCCGTGGTCGCCGGGTATCCGCAGGCAGGCCATCTGGAGGTGGTCAACTGTGGACACGCGCCTCCGCTGCTGGTGCGCGAATCCGGCACCGTCGTGGCGGTGGAGCCCGCCCGTCCGGCCCCGCCCCTCGGGCTGCGCGCCCTCACGGACGAGACCCCCAGCCTCCAGGTGCTGCCCTTCGCCGACGGGGATCAACTGCTGCTCTACACCGACGGGGTCACCGAGGCCCGCAACCACGGCCGTGAGTTCTACCCGCTCGCCGAAGGGCTGGCCCGCCACTTGTCCGACGAGCCGTCCGCCACCCTCACCGCGCTCCATGACGAACTGCTGGCGCACGTGGGCGGCCGACTGCACGACGACGCGGCACTGCTCCTGCTCCGCAAACCGGCCGTTCCCGCAACCGAGGCCGCCGTTCCCGAACCGGCGTCGGACGCCGGTCGCGGCAGCGGCTCACGCTCCGTCCCGTCCCGGTACCGGTCCTCCGCCGCGGACGCGGGCGACGGAAGCCAGGCTGCCGAGAAGACCGAAGGAGCGGCGGACCCCGGTATCCCCTTCGCAGGATGTCGAGGCGGCCGGACGGGTCATACCAGGGTCTGA
- a CDS encoding IclR family transcriptional regulator — translation MGAHEGGPTLITSVQRALRLLEAVSAHENGAPAKQLARETGLPLATAYHLLRTLVHDGYLRKLDDGGFVLGDKLQTLHTTGRGQMLLSRVRPTLAALRDELATAAYLTFYEEGEIRVAEIVDGPQAPRVDLWVGFEDAGHATALGKSVLRELDDEARKDYLARHHLADLTPRTITSPPELLRRLDHSPVAPAVTDLEEYALGTVCVAVPVYSGDTLGSLGVSLRADRLSRLQEILARLIPTASRVTRGLSLTI, via the coding sequence ATGGGTGCTCACGAGGGTGGCCCTACGCTCATCACTTCCGTGCAGCGGGCACTCCGACTGCTGGAGGCGGTGAGCGCGCACGAGAACGGCGCGCCGGCGAAGCAACTGGCACGTGAGACGGGACTGCCCCTGGCCACCGCCTATCACCTGTTGCGGACGCTGGTCCACGACGGATACCTGCGGAAGCTGGACGACGGCGGGTTCGTCCTGGGCGACAAGCTTCAGACGCTGCACACCACGGGCCGCGGGCAGATGCTGCTCAGCCGTGTCCGTCCCACGCTCGCCGCTCTGCGGGACGAGCTCGCGACCGCCGCCTACCTCACCTTCTACGAGGAGGGCGAGATCCGGGTCGCCGAGATCGTCGACGGCCCCCAGGCGCCCCGTGTCGACCTCTGGGTGGGATTCGAGGACGCGGGGCACGCCACCGCGCTGGGCAAGTCCGTGCTGCGGGAACTGGACGACGAGGCCCGCAAGGACTACCTCGCCCGGCACCACCTCGCCGACCTCACACCACGGACCATCACCAGCCCTCCGGAGCTGCTCCGGCGACTCGACCACTCACCCGTGGCCCCGGCCGTCACGGATCTGGAGGAGTACGCCCTCGGTACGGTCTGTGTCGCCGTGCCCGTCTACAGCGGTGACACACTCGGTTCGCTCGGCGTCTCACTGCGGGCGGACCGGCTCTCCCGACTCCAGGAGATTCTGGCGCGGCTGATCCCGACCGCGAGTCGCGTGACCAGGGGCCTTTCGCTCACTATCTGA